From the Sebastes fasciatus isolate fSebFas1 chromosome 3, fSebFas1.pri, whole genome shotgun sequence genome, one window contains:
- the tmem154 gene encoding transmembrane protein 154 — MFASGTGSMRGPRAKTLLLLLLLLLTSLTGTVLCQDEDGEVAETEAPAVEEDLEPGHEDNTGSSVTPPTEVTSTLDPSITGESGKSETTVDPAGTTDQEPEDEGLGIIIILIPVVLVVVIIGMIVCGIFINRRWKNRERNQELRKEDPYLDGSSTEKVPMPMFEEDVPSVLELEMEELGQWMKKDVEPAEDSNHA; from the exons ATGTTTGCTTCTGGGACTGGTAGCATGAGAGGGCCGCGGGCGAAGacccttctgctgctgctgctgctgctgctgacctcTCTGACTGGGACAG TGTTATGCCAAGATGAAGATGGAGAAGTTGCAGAAACTGAGGCACCAGCAGTTGAGGAGGATCTAGAACCAGGACACGAGGATAATACGGGGAGCTCAG TAACACCCCCAACTGAAGTTACTTCAACCTTGGACCCCTCCATCACAGGAGAGTCCG GAAAATCAGAAACAACAGTGGACCCCGCCGGTACCACTGACCAAGAACCAGAGGACGAGGGTTTGggtatcatcatcatcctaaTCCCTGTGGTGCTGGTGGTCGTAATCATCGGCATGATagtttgtggtattttcatcAACCGCAGGTGgaagaatagagagagaaatcaAG AGCTGAGAAAAGAGGATCCATATTTGGATGGGTCCAGTACAGAGAAGGTGCCAAT GCCCATGTTTGAAGAAGACGTGCCCTCTGTACTGGAGCTAGAAATGGAAGAGTTGGGTCAGTGGATGAAAAAGGATG TTGAACCTGCAGAGGACTCTAACCATGCATGA